From the genome of Rathayibacter sp. VKM Ac-2759, one region includes:
- a CDS encoding MFS transporter, whose amino-acid sequence MTERTGRWPVLAWGLWDWGGSAFNAVVTTFVFTVYLTSDGLFGTSTGVSAALGWSLAGAGLVVALIAPITGRRADLGGRRRLWLGIHSAVVVACILLMFFVRPDPALLWLGLLLLAVGTVFFEFASVNYNAMLTQVSTRSSIGRVSGFGWGMGYVGGIVLLLIVYFGFISPEVGLFGVTGDDGLDVRVSILLAGVWFAVFALPVLLAVPEAPATASGASRVGVIASYRALFRQIRALWRESRSTVAFLIASAVFRDGLTGVFTFGGVLAQGTFGFTAGEVILFAIAANVVAGVATISVGALDDRLGPKAVIVASLVGLVICGTAIFVLHDGGPTMFWIFGLLLCLFVGPAQSASRSYLARLIPEGREGEIFGLYATTGRAASFLAPAAFAAFVSIASVASGGDEADVQYWGILGLVLVLAVGLVLLLPVPRPPSAAVPAAPSERDAAPLA is encoded by the coding sequence ATGACAGAGCGCACCGGCCGCTGGCCCGTTCTCGCCTGGGGCCTCTGGGACTGGGGCGGCTCGGCCTTCAACGCGGTCGTGACGACCTTCGTCTTCACCGTCTACCTGACGTCCGACGGGCTCTTCGGCACATCGACCGGAGTCTCGGCGGCCCTCGGCTGGTCGCTCGCCGGCGCCGGCCTGGTCGTCGCGCTCATCGCGCCGATAACCGGGCGCCGCGCCGATCTCGGCGGGCGGCGGAGGCTGTGGCTCGGGATCCACTCGGCGGTGGTCGTGGCCTGCATCCTGCTGATGTTCTTCGTCCGCCCCGATCCGGCCCTCCTCTGGCTCGGCCTGCTGCTGCTCGCCGTCGGCACCGTCTTCTTCGAGTTCGCGAGCGTCAACTACAACGCGATGCTGACGCAGGTCTCGACCCGCTCGAGCATCGGCCGGGTCTCGGGCTTCGGCTGGGGCATGGGGTACGTCGGCGGCATCGTCCTGCTCCTGATCGTCTACTTCGGCTTCATCTCGCCCGAGGTCGGGCTCTTCGGAGTGACCGGCGACGACGGCCTCGACGTCCGCGTCTCGATCCTGCTGGCGGGCGTCTGGTTCGCGGTCTTCGCGCTGCCGGTGCTGCTGGCCGTGCCGGAGGCCCCGGCCACCGCCTCCGGAGCGAGCCGCGTCGGCGTCATCGCCTCCTACCGCGCGCTCTTCCGCCAGATCCGCGCGCTGTGGAGGGAGAGCCGCAGCACGGTCGCGTTCCTCATCGCCAGCGCCGTCTTCCGCGACGGGCTCACGGGCGTCTTCACCTTCGGCGGCGTCCTCGCGCAGGGGACCTTCGGCTTCACCGCGGGCGAGGTCATCCTCTTCGCGATCGCCGCGAACGTGGTGGCCGGAGTCGCGACCATCTCGGTGGGAGCGCTCGACGACCGCCTCGGCCCCAAGGCCGTGATCGTCGCCTCCCTCGTCGGCCTCGTGATCTGCGGGACCGCGATCTTCGTGCTGCACGACGGCGGCCCGACGATGTTCTGGATCTTCGGGCTCCTGCTCTGCCTGTTCGTCGGTCCCGCGCAGTCGGCGAGCCGCAGCTACCTGGCCCGCCTGATCCCCGAGGGCCGGGAGGGCGAGATCTTCGGCCTCTACGCGACGACCGGACGCGCGGCGTCGTTCCTGGCCCCCGCGGCCTTCGCGGCCTTCGTGTCGATCGCGTCCGTCGCCTCCGGTGGGGACGAGGCCGACGTGCAGTACTGGGGAATCCTCGGACTCGTGCTCGTGCTCGCCGTCGGGCTCGTGCTGCTGCTCCCGGTCCCGCGCCCGCCGTCGGCGGCCGTGCCTGCCGCGCCGTCGGAGCGCGACGCCGCGCCGCTCGCCTAG
- a CDS encoding prenyltransferase → MKRLRALFVSSRPLSWVNTAYPFAAAYLLTTREIDLAFVLGTLYFLIPYNLAMYGINDVFDYESDLRNPRKGGVEGAVLDRGEHRATLIAAVVTNVPFLIALVLLGSPVSWLVLAISVFAVIAYSAPGLRFKERPFVDSLTSATHFVSPAVYGIALAGTVVTPGLVALLVAFFLWGIASHAFGAVQDILADRAGGIGSIATVIGARTTTRFAIGAYVASGLLLLLLPWPGTLAALLAIPYAVSIWPYRSLTDAEAERANAGWKRFLALNFLTGFLVTLLLIVFWLAT, encoded by the coding sequence GTGAAGCGGCTGCGCGCGCTCTTCGTCTCGAGCCGCCCGCTGAGCTGGGTGAACACCGCCTACCCGTTCGCCGCCGCCTACCTGCTGACCACGCGCGAGATCGACCTCGCCTTCGTGCTCGGCACGCTGTACTTCCTGATCCCCTACAACCTCGCGATGTACGGGATCAACGACGTGTTCGACTACGAGTCCGACCTCCGCAATCCGCGCAAGGGCGGAGTGGAGGGAGCGGTCCTCGACCGCGGCGAGCACCGCGCGACGCTGATCGCGGCGGTGGTCACCAACGTGCCGTTCCTGATCGCGCTGGTGCTGCTCGGCTCGCCGGTGTCCTGGCTGGTGCTGGCGATCAGCGTCTTCGCGGTGATCGCCTACAGCGCGCCCGGGCTGCGCTTCAAGGAGCGCCCGTTCGTCGACTCGCTGACCTCGGCCACGCACTTCGTCAGCCCCGCCGTGTACGGCATCGCGCTGGCCGGCACGGTCGTCACTCCCGGCCTGGTGGCGCTGCTCGTCGCGTTCTTCCTCTGGGGGATCGCCAGCCACGCGTTCGGCGCGGTGCAGGACATCCTGGCCGACCGGGCCGGCGGCATCGGCTCGATCGCCACCGTCATCGGCGCGAGGACCACCACCCGCTTCGCGATCGGCGCCTATGTCGCGAGCGGGCTGCTCCTGCTCCTGCTGCCGTGGCCGGGCACGCTCGCCGCGCTCCTCGCGATCCCCTACGCGGTCAGCATCTGGCCGTACCGATCGCTGACCGATGCCGAGGCCGAGCGTGCGAACGCGGGCTGGAAGCGCTTCCTCGCGCTGAACTTCCTGACCGGCTTCCTGGTCACCCTGCTGCTGATCGTCTTCTGGCTCGCGACCTGA
- a CDS encoding lycopene cyclase domain-containing protein has product MTYLLLNAVFLAVVLVVLVIARRRLRPAALLGTLAVLLVMTAVFDNVMIGVGLLVAYDDELISGIRIGVAPIEDFAYAIAAALLLPALWTLLPARRRSAS; this is encoded by the coding sequence ATGACGTACCTCCTCCTCAACGCCGTGTTCCTCGCGGTCGTGCTGGTCGTCCTCGTGATCGCCCGGCGCCGCCTCCGCCCCGCCGCGCTGCTGGGCACGCTCGCCGTGCTGCTGGTGATGACCGCGGTCTTCGACAACGTGATGATCGGGGTGGGGCTCCTGGTCGCCTACGACGACGAGCTGATCTCCGGCATCCGGATCGGAGTGGCCCCCATCGAGGACTTCGCCTACGCGATCGCGGCCGCGCTGCTGCTGCCCGCGCTCTGGACCCTCCTCCCCGCGCGGCGACGGAGCGCGTCGTGA
- a CDS encoding lycopene cyclase domain-containing protein encodes MGVLYLLALAVSITGMVVLDRRFRLFFWADARRAAVVLPVGVAFFLVWDLVGIGLGVFFRGETPYMTGIQLAPELPVEEVLFLTLLCYLTMDVHGFLANRAAERAEVRA; translated from the coding sequence GTGGGGGTCCTCTACCTGCTGGCGCTCGCCGTCTCGATCACCGGGATGGTCGTGCTCGACAGGCGCTTCCGCCTGTTCTTCTGGGCGGATGCGCGCCGGGCGGCCGTCGTGCTGCCCGTCGGCGTCGCGTTCTTCCTCGTCTGGGACCTGGTCGGGATCGGCCTCGGGGTGTTCTTCCGCGGCGAGACGCCCTACATGACCGGGATCCAGCTCGCCCCGGAGCTGCCGGTCGAGGAGGTCCTCTTCCTCACGCTGCTCTGCTACCTGACCATGGACGTGCACGGATTCCTCGCGAACCGCGCGGCGGAGCGGGCGGAGGTGCGCGCATGA
- the crtI gene encoding phytoene desaturase family protein, whose amino-acid sequence MSRQSELYDRVAHEASAQVIRRYSTSFGLATRLLGPGVRERVEDVYALVRVADEIVDGVAEEARLDRAAVEEALDSFEAETERALASGYSANLVIHAFATTARATGIGTELTAPFFASMRADLRETEHTAESFEAYVYGSAEVVGLMCLQVFLAAPDAGLVPDAQRERLVAGARRLGSAFQKVNFLRDLAADVDGLGRSYFPGIDPRNFSEQDKAILLADLDADLDAAGAIVPELPRSSRRAVRLAHSLFQALADRIRDTPAEELLRARVSVPTATKAALAVRAATSTLAPRLGQGPARAARSQTGPHRAVVIGGGIGGLASAALLARDGFDVTLLEAKDVVGGRAGSWEKDGFRFDTGPSWYLMPEVFDHFFRLMGTSAAERLDLVTLDPGYRVYSEGIDEPIDVLADLESNLALFESIEPGAGERLRSYLDSARDTYEVAKRRFLYTSFSSFLPLLRRDVLSRTSTLGRLLLTPLDTLAGKTVTDNRLRQILGYPAVFLGSSPFTAPSMYHLMSHLDLADGVLYPMGGITTLIDAVRDVAEEAGVRIRTSSPATRILTARAPRGSRRGAEVVGVEFEGPEGTERVAADLVVNASDLFTTEQSLLPDELRTYPPSYWENREPGPSAVLVLLGVRGELPQLEHHTLLFTEDWRDNFERIFGENPSVPDPASIYVCRPSATDPSVAPDGHENLFVLVPIPADTSIGHGGVDGAGDHRVEAIADAVIEQIATWTGATDLAERIVVRRTIGPADFESDLGAWRGSMLGPSHVLAQSAFFRAGNISRHVDGLLFAGSSTIPGIGLPMCLISAEVMLKRVRGDVSTEPLPVRLAPSAPVAPVVAQAPPAESLAVAGE is encoded by the coding sequence ATGAGCCGGCAGAGCGAACTGTACGACCGCGTCGCCCACGAGGCGTCGGCGCAGGTGATCCGCCGCTACTCGACCTCGTTCGGGCTCGCCACGCGGCTCCTCGGCCCTGGTGTGCGCGAGCGCGTCGAGGACGTCTACGCGCTGGTGCGCGTCGCCGACGAGATCGTCGACGGCGTCGCCGAGGAGGCCCGGCTCGACCGCGCCGCCGTCGAGGAGGCGCTGGACTCCTTCGAGGCCGAGACGGAGCGGGCGCTCGCGAGCGGCTACAGCGCCAATCTCGTCATCCACGCCTTCGCGACGACCGCGAGGGCCACCGGGATCGGCACCGAGCTCACCGCCCCCTTCTTCGCCTCCATGCGCGCCGACCTCCGCGAGACCGAGCACACCGCCGAGTCGTTCGAGGCCTACGTCTACGGCTCGGCCGAGGTCGTCGGGCTGATGTGCCTGCAGGTGTTCCTCGCGGCGCCCGACGCGGGACTCGTCCCGGACGCGCAGCGCGAGCGGCTCGTCGCCGGTGCCCGCCGTCTCGGGTCCGCGTTCCAGAAGGTCAACTTCCTCCGCGATCTGGCGGCCGACGTCGACGGGCTCGGCCGGAGCTACTTCCCGGGCATCGACCCGCGGAACTTCTCCGAGCAGGACAAGGCGATCCTCCTCGCCGACCTCGACGCCGACCTCGACGCGGCCGGTGCGATCGTGCCCGAGCTGCCCCGCTCGAGCCGCCGGGCCGTGCGGCTCGCGCACTCCCTCTTCCAGGCGCTGGCCGACCGCATCCGCGACACGCCCGCCGAGGAGCTCCTCCGCGCCCGCGTCAGCGTGCCGACGGCGACGAAGGCGGCGCTCGCGGTCCGCGCGGCGACCTCGACCCTCGCCCCCCGGCTGGGCCAGGGGCCGGCCAGGGCCGCCCGCTCGCAGACCGGACCGCACCGCGCGGTGGTGATCGGCGGCGGGATCGGCGGACTCGCCTCCGCCGCCCTGCTCGCCCGCGACGGCTTCGACGTCACCCTGCTCGAGGCGAAGGACGTCGTCGGCGGCCGCGCCGGCTCGTGGGAGAAGGACGGCTTCCGCTTCGACACCGGACCCTCCTGGTACCTGATGCCCGAGGTGTTCGACCACTTCTTCCGCCTGATGGGCACGAGCGCCGCCGAGCGCCTCGACCTCGTCACGCTCGACCCCGGCTACCGGGTCTACAGCGAGGGGATCGACGAGCCGATCGACGTGCTCGCCGACCTCGAGTCGAACCTGGCCCTGTTCGAGAGCATCGAGCCCGGCGCGGGCGAGCGGCTCCGGTCCTACCTCGACTCGGCCCGGGACACCTACGAGGTCGCCAAGCGCCGCTTCCTCTACACGAGCTTCTCGTCGTTCCTGCCGCTGCTGCGCCGCGACGTGCTCAGCCGCACGAGCACGCTCGGCCGCCTGCTCCTGACGCCGCTGGACACCCTCGCCGGCAAGACCGTCACCGACAACCGCCTCCGCCAGATCCTCGGCTACCCGGCCGTGTTCCTCGGCTCCTCGCCGTTCACCGCACCGAGCATGTACCACCTGATGAGCCACCTCGATCTGGCGGACGGCGTGCTCTACCCGATGGGCGGCATCACCACGCTCATCGACGCGGTGCGGGACGTGGCCGAGGAGGCGGGCGTGCGCATCCGCACCTCCTCTCCCGCGACTCGGATCCTCACCGCGCGGGCGCCCCGCGGCAGCCGTCGCGGTGCCGAGGTCGTCGGAGTCGAGTTCGAGGGGCCGGAGGGGACCGAGCGCGTCGCAGCCGACCTCGTCGTGAACGCCTCCGACCTCTTCACGACCGAGCAGTCGCTGCTGCCCGACGAGCTGCGCACCTACCCGCCGTCGTACTGGGAGAACCGCGAGCCCGGTCCGAGCGCCGTGCTGGTGCTGCTCGGCGTGCGCGGCGAGCTGCCGCAGCTCGAGCACCACACCCTCCTCTTCACGGAGGACTGGCGCGACAACTTCGAGCGCATCTTCGGGGAGAACCCGTCGGTTCCCGACCCCGCGTCGATCTACGTCTGCCGCCCGAGCGCGACCGACCCCTCCGTCGCGCCGGACGGGCACGAGAACCTCTTCGTCCTCGTGCCGATCCCGGCCGACACCTCGATCGGGCACGGCGGAGTCGACGGCGCGGGCGATCACCGCGTCGAGGCCATCGCCGACGCGGTCATCGAGCAGATCGCGACCTGGACCGGGGCGACCGATCTCGCCGAGCGCATCGTGGTCCGCCGCACCATCGGCCCGGCCGACTTCGAGAGCGACCTCGGAGCATGGCGCGGCTCGATGCTCGGCCCCTCGCACGTGCTCGCGCAGAGCGCCTTCTTCCGGGCCGGCAACATCAGCAGGCACGTCGACGGCCTGCTCTTCGCCGGGAGCTCCACGATCCCGGGCATCGGCCTGCCGATGTGCCTGATCAGCGCCGAGGTGATGCTCAAGCGCGTCCGTGGCGACGTCTCGACCGAGCCCCTGCCGGTGCGCCTCGCGCCGTCGGCGCCGGTGGCGCCGGTCGTGGCCCAGGCGCCGCCCGCCGAGTCGCTCGCGGTCGCGGGGGAGTAG
- a CDS encoding polyprenyl synthetase family protein, which produces MDTRDSVVLSQRRQEHVDAVLDRFFSLARARAGRLGPRYLTLWQTLEANTRGGKRFRPLMVISAYEGLGGRDPEAAAHLGAAFELLHTALIVHDDVIDRDFVRRGGPNVSGSYRDEATTAGLSIPIAEHRGTSVAVIAGDLALTGAHRLVEGVGADDGVRARLLTLLDEAVFASAAGELADVDFSLMPGMPSVDEVLEMERLKTAVYSFEAPLQAGAILAGADDEVVAALGEFGRCIGIAYQIVDDLLGVFGEEGQTGKTTLGDLREGKRTVLIAHAAGTECWPEIEHLIGDEHLGNETAERVRGILEECGARSYAENLAGDFASRAWQALSVPAVPEAFRAEVRPLVASVVGRTR; this is translated from the coding sequence GTGGATACGCGAGACTCCGTAGTTCTCTCCCAGCGGCGGCAGGAGCACGTCGACGCTGTGCTCGACCGCTTCTTCTCGCTCGCGCGCGCCAGGGCGGGCCGGCTCGGTCCGCGCTACCTGACCCTCTGGCAGACGCTCGAGGCCAACACCCGCGGCGGCAAGCGCTTCCGCCCCCTGATGGTGATCTCGGCCTACGAGGGCCTCGGCGGCCGCGACCCGGAGGCGGCGGCCCACCTCGGTGCCGCGTTCGAGCTCCTCCACACCGCCCTGATCGTCCACGACGACGTGATCGACCGCGACTTCGTCCGGCGGGGCGGGCCCAACGTCTCGGGCAGCTACCGCGACGAGGCCACCACGGCCGGGCTCTCCATCCCGATCGCCGAGCACCGCGGCACCTCCGTCGCCGTCATCGCCGGCGATCTCGCGCTCACCGGCGCCCACCGCCTCGTCGAGGGCGTCGGCGCCGACGACGGCGTCCGCGCCCGCCTGCTCACCCTGCTCGACGAGGCGGTCTTCGCCTCCGCCGCGGGCGAGCTGGCCGACGTCGACTTCTCGCTGATGCCCGGCATGCCCTCGGTCGACGAGGTGCTCGAGATGGAGCGCCTGAAGACGGCGGTCTACTCGTTCGAGGCGCCGCTGCAGGCCGGCGCGATCCTGGCCGGTGCCGATGACGAGGTCGTCGCGGCGCTGGGGGAGTTCGGCCGCTGCATCGGCATCGCCTACCAGATCGTCGACGACCTGCTCGGGGTCTTCGGCGAGGAGGGGCAGACCGGCAAGACCACGCTCGGCGACCTCCGCGAGGGCAAGCGCACGGTCCTGATCGCCCACGCGGCGGGGACGGAGTGCTGGCCCGAGATCGAGCACCTCATCGGCGACGAGCACCTGGGCAACGAGACCGCCGAGCGCGTGCGGGGGATCCTCGAGGAGTGCGGTGCGCGCAGCTACGCCGAGAACCTCGCCGGCGACTTCGCGAGCCGCGCCTGGCAGGCGCTGTCGGTGCCCGCGGTCCCGGAGGCGTTCCGCGCCGAGGTCCGCCCGCTCGTCGCCAGCGTCGTGGGACGCACCCGATGA
- the idi gene encoding isopentenyl-diphosphate Delta-isomerase: MTSGGIAVLTDQIEQVVLLDETGGAIGVADKATVHDTATPLHLAFSCHVFAPDGALLVTRRALEKRTWPGVWTNSFCGHPAPGERIEDAVVRRAERELGARLETLEVALPDFRYRAVDASGVVENEICPVYTATLSSREALDPQADEVMDYEWVDPEATLAAIHAAPWAFSPWLVLQLPRLLG, translated from the coding sequence ATGACTTCGGGAGGAATCGCGGTGCTGACGGACCAGATCGAGCAGGTGGTGCTGCTCGACGAGACCGGCGGCGCCATCGGCGTCGCCGACAAGGCGACCGTCCACGACACCGCCACTCCGCTCCACCTCGCGTTCTCGTGCCACGTCTTCGCTCCGGACGGGGCACTGCTGGTGACCCGCCGCGCGCTCGAGAAGCGGACCTGGCCGGGCGTGTGGACGAACTCGTTCTGCGGGCACCCCGCCCCGGGCGAGCGCATCGAGGACGCCGTCGTGCGCCGGGCCGAGCGCGAGCTCGGAGCGCGGCTCGAGACCCTCGAGGTCGCCCTTCCGGACTTCCGCTACCGCGCGGTCGACGCCTCCGGAGTCGTCGAGAACGAGATCTGCCCCGTCTACACGGCGACGCTGTCGAGCCGCGAGGCGCTGGACCCGCAGGCCGACGAGGTCATGGACTACGAGTGGGTCGACCCCGAGGCGACGCTCGCCGCGATCCACGCGGCTCCCTGGGCGTTCTCGCCCTGGCTGGTGCTGCAGCTGCCGCGCCTGCTCGGCTGA
- the dcd gene encoding dCTP deaminase: MLLSDRDIKSELTSGRVGLAPHDPAMIQPSSVDVRLDRFFRLFDNHRYPYIDPAEDQPELTRLVETRAGEAFILHPGEFVLGSTYEEVSLPDDIAARLEGKSSLGRLGLLTHSTAGFIDPGFTGHVTLELSNVATLPIMLWPGMKIGQMCFFRLSSPAEKPYGSAEYSSRYQGQRGPTASRSSLGFHRTDVYSD; this comes from the coding sequence GTGCTGCTCTCCGACCGCGACATCAAGTCCGAACTGACCTCAGGGCGCGTGGGGCTGGCGCCGCACGACCCGGCGATGATCCAGCCGTCGTCCGTCGATGTGCGCCTGGATCGGTTCTTCCGGCTGTTCGACAACCACCGCTATCCGTACATCGATCCGGCCGAGGACCAGCCCGAGCTGACCCGGCTGGTCGAGACCCGCGCGGGCGAGGCGTTCATCCTGCACCCCGGCGAGTTCGTGCTCGGCTCGACCTACGAGGAGGTGTCCCTGCCGGACGACATCGCCGCGCGCCTCGAGGGCAAGAGCTCGCTCGGGAGGCTCGGGCTCCTCACGCACTCGACGGCGGGCTTCATCGACCCCGGCTTCACCGGGCACGTGACGCTCGAACTGAGCAATGTCGCGACGCTGCCGATCATGCTCTGGCCGGGCATGAAGATCGGGCAGATGTGCTTCTTCCGGCTCAGCTCGCCCGCCGAGAAGCCGTACGGCTCCGCGGAGTACAGCTCGCGCTACCAGGGTCAGCGCGGCCCGACCGCCTCGCGGTCGTCGCTCGGCTTCCACCGCACCGACGTCTACTCCGACTGA
- a CDS encoding dienelactone hydrolase family protein, with product MSELVQIPSPGVALEYGRPGRPVVVVLHDVYGRLPWLEPFAEAVAKHGYHVLLPDLYDGWATLAPEDARDLAAMAAQDRALASVADAVRAGAAAGAERSAIIGFGFGGRLGLLAAATGLVDAVVAYYATLGHEEHTLVPCPTLLHYAQLDEWPEGDDPESFVGRLKEAGTPVTAHTYPDAARHFANGNLRDAVSPASAALAYARTLSFLNPQLIDY from the coding sequence GTGAGCGAGCTGGTCCAGATCCCGTCGCCGGGCGTCGCCCTCGAGTACGGGCGCCCCGGACGTCCGGTGGTCGTGGTGCTGCACGACGTGTACGGCCGGCTCCCGTGGCTGGAGCCGTTCGCCGAGGCCGTCGCGAAGCACGGCTACCACGTGCTCCTCCCCGACCTCTACGACGGCTGGGCGACGCTCGCCCCCGAGGACGCCCGCGACCTGGCCGCCATGGCCGCGCAGGACCGCGCCCTCGCCTCCGTCGCCGACGCGGTGCGCGCGGGAGCGGCGGCGGGTGCCGAGCGCAGCGCGATCATCGGCTTCGGCTTCGGCGGTCGCCTCGGGCTGCTCGCCGCGGCCACCGGTCTCGTCGACGCGGTCGTCGCCTACTACGCGACCCTCGGGCACGAGGAGCACACCCTCGTCCCGTGCCCCACGCTCCTGCACTACGCCCAGCTCGACGAGTGGCCGGAGGGGGACGACCCGGAGTCGTTCGTCGGCAGGCTCAAGGAGGCGGGCACCCCCGTCACCGCGCACACCTACCCCGACGCGGCGCGGCACTTCGCGAACGGCAACCTGCGCGACGCGGTCAGCCCCGCCTCCGCGGCGCTCGCCTACGCGCGGACCCTGTCGTTCCTGAATCCGCAGCTGATCGACTACTGA